From Abiotrophia defectiva ATCC 49176:
CTTATTATATCAAGGTTTTACCACGTGGGAAGGAGTGGTAAAAAGGTGGGGGATTTTCCCTAAAGGATCCACAAGCTAGCAATGCGAAGGAGCATGAGCCCTAATAGCATACTAGAAAAGGATAGGAAGACGACTCGACTAGCCTGGTGAAGGTAGCGGCGGTAACTGAAAACGTCAATTCGTCGAATGTAGTCGTAGAGGTGGACTACTAGAATAATCAAGGTCAGATAGAGAGTTAAAAGCCCTAGACTGAATCCAAAAATAAAACTACTGAAGCCATGTATCAATACCCACCACATGGGGAGGAGCATTTCAGCAAGTGAAAACTTGTAAAAAGAAAAGGAGGACATTGCTTCACGGAAAAAACGATCAAACAAAAAAACATAAATAACTGGCAATAGATATAATAATAATTCCCGCCAATCAAATGGATACATAACTTCACCTCCTCATTCCCCTTATTATAGCATGTAATACTATCCTTGCCTATCCCCCTACATAGGCATTTATGGGGAAATACTACTTTGCTTACTTATACAAAAACGTCCACTCCCAAAGAGTGGACGACTGTCTTATTTCATGACTAGATCAATAATATGACGCCAAGTATCTTGGCTTAGCACTTCCCAGAAGTTGCCCTTGCCAATTATGGCATAGCCAATAATTAGCCCGATGACAAAAAACAAGAAAAGTAAGAGCAGGTACATAATGACCCGTAATAAAGTCTTGCCAACAATGGCCCAGACGGATTTTTTCATAAGTTTTTCTGCCATAAGGACTCCTTTCTACCCTAAAATACGACGTTTGATACGTTGTAAGCGACGCTTCAA
This genomic window contains:
- a CDS encoding DNA-directed RNA polymerase subunit beta, giving the protein MAEKLMKKSVWAIVGKTLLRVIMYLLLLFLFFVIGLIIGYAIIGKGNFWEVLSQDTWRHIIDLVMK